TTGGTACGGTGATGGTATTGGACAGCCAAACTGGCGTACCGCAGGGGATTTTGAGTGGAGAGCACATTACTTGCATGCGCACGGGAGCCGCAGGTGGTATCGGTGCAAAATATTTGGCACACCCTGAATCAGAGAACCTGTTGATAGTAGGGACGGGGCACCAGGCTCCTTTTCAAATCATGGCGACCTTGATGACGATGAAGCAGATCAAGCGGGTGTACATTTGCAATCCGCGATCACCAGAAAAGGCGCAAAGCTTTGCCGCCAAAATCAAAGATAAGTTGATAACCAAATTCGTCTCCAAGTATACGGGAGAAGAGTACGAGGGGTATGCAAGCCGTTGTGACGTGAAGTTTATCTCGGTGGACAACCTCGAAGAAGCGACAAGGCAAGCAGACATCATTATTACGGCAACCCCTTCACGTGAACCAATGATCCAAGAGGAGTGGGTGAAGCCGGGGACGCATATCACCTGCATCGGGGCAGATATGGAAGGAAAACAGGAGATCGATGAACGGCTTTTTACAAAAGCGCGCGTCTTTGTGGATGATATCGGGCAGGCAGTACGTGTGGGAGAGACGAAGGTAGCTGTAAAAAAAGGGTTGATAGCAGAGAGCGATATTGAAGCGGAGATCGGCAATGTGATCCTCGGACTTGCAGGTGGAAGACAGAGCACAGAAGAGATCACGATTTTTGATAGCACGGGTATCGCGCTCCAGGATTTGCTGACGGCTAACCACATTTTGAAAGTAGCGGATAAGCGGGGCGTAGGTACGATTGTCGATCTGTAGAAAAGAAAGCTAGAACATAAGGAGAGGAACGACCTATGAGAATTGCACCCTTTAAAGTAGAAGAATGGATGAATGCCTACGAGATGGAGGCCGTTTACAACATTGCCGAAACATGCGTCGATTCGCTGACGGTAGAAGAGTTGATTCGCCTTTCCGATGAGCCGGAAGATTTTTTCCGCGAGATCGCCCAGAAGAAGCTAACGTACGGTCATATCGAGGGTTCGCCGGAATTCCGTAGCCTCGTCGCGAGTATGTATCAGACGATGAAGCCGGACAATATTTTGGCGATGAACGGGGCAATCGGAGCGAATTTTCTTACCTTGTTCTCGCTCGTTGCGCCTGGTGACGAAGTCATTACCGTTCATCCGACGTATCAGCAAATTTATTCGGTACCGGAGTCGTTCGGAGCGCATGTCAAGCTGCTCAGACTTTTACCGGAAAATGATTTTCTGCCTGATCTGGATGAGCTGCGCTCGCTCGTTACAGACAAGACCAAGCTGATCTGTATCAACAATCCGAACAATCCATCCGGAGCTTTGATGGGTGAAGGGTTGCTGCGAGAAATCGTAGAAATCGCCCGCTCCGTTGATGCCTACCTGCTGTGTGACGAGGTGTATCGAAATTTGCACCAAGACCTGGAGGTTGTGGTGCCATCTATCGTCGACTTGTACGAAAAAGGGATTGCGACAAGTAGCATGTCCAAAGTATTTTCATTGGCGGGCTTGCGTCTGGGATGGATTGCAGCGCCTCAGGATGTGATCAAGAGCTGCTTCCAGCACCGCGATTACACCACCATCAGCTGCGGAATGCTGGATGACATGCTGGCTGTCCATGCACTGAAAAACCGTGACAAGATTATGGAGCGCAACCTAAAGATCGTGCGGGACAATCTACAGATTCTCGATGAGTGGGTAGCGAAGGAGCCGCTGGTCTCTTACGTCAAGCCGCAGGCAGGAACAACCGCAATGCTGAAGTACGAGCTGGATATCCCTTCGGAAGCGTTTTGCATTGACCTGTTTAAAACGACAGGGGCGTTTTTGACACCAGGCAGTTGCTTCGACATGGAAGGGTGGTTACGAATCGGGTACGCCTGCTCGACGGAAGTGCTTCAAGTAGGTCTATCAAAAGTATCGGAGTTTTTGGAGTCACGCAAATAAGGGATAAAGTGGGAGAGGGAGTGTCTCTTCGGTGGAAGAAAAGAGGCACTCTTATCCTAGTATTCTAGCATTCTGGCATTTCTGATCACGATACCTAACTGGGGGGATATCATGAGTCAGCTTAATGTGGATTTGCAGTCGAAAAAACAGAGGAAGCTGTGGGAAGTCAATGTGTTCGCGTTACTTTTTGCCGTGATTGCGATTGCGGTCATCCTGACGTACATTTTGCCTGCTGGAGAATACGGACGAGTCGAGGTAAACGGCAGGAGTGTCATTGATCCACAGTCGTTTCAGTGGATCGAATCATCTCCAGTCAAGCCACTCGGACTGGTAAACAGCGTGCATACCGGTTTGGTGGAAGCCTCAGGCATTATCTTTTTTGTATTAACAATTGGCGGAACATTCGGTATTTTAACGGCTACTGGCGCGATTGAAGCTCTCATAGTCACACTATCGCGTCTACTCAGGAATCAAGAGAAGTGGCTGATTCCAATCATGATGCTGTTTTTTGCGGCAGGAGGCTCGCTCATGGGAATGGCTGAAGAAACATTACCCTACATTGCGATCATGATTCCGCTGGCGATTGCTCTTGGTTTTGATGCAATGACTGGTGCTGCCATTGTACTGGTAGGAGCGTCGGTCGGTTTTACATCTGCACTAATGAATCCGTTTACGGTGGGGGTTGCCCAAGGCATCGCCGAGCTGCCCACTTTTTCGGGAATGGGTTATCGAATTACTGTTTTTGTCGTGATGTACTTCGTATCGACTGCATTCGTCCTGCGGTATGCGTTGAAAGTCAAAAAAGACCGTTCGCAGGGCTTCTTCGGATTGTTTGAAGGGAAAAACACGGCGGAGCTTTTGCGTGAAGATTTGAAGTTGACGGCTAGACATAAAGGAATCTTGGCTTGCTTTGTTCTCAACTTTGTCGTGTTGGTCTTTGGTGTCATTCAATATGGCTGGTATCTTACTGAGCTATCCGGAATCTTTCTATTGCTGGGCATCATCATCGGAATCGTGGGAAGACTCGGCATCAACGAAATGGTAGACAACTTCATGAAAGGTGCTGCTGGCCTGATAGCCGGGGCCTTGGTCATTGGAGTTGCACGGGCAGTTGTTGTGGTGCTTAATGACGGTCACATACTAGATACGATTCTTTACTATTCTGCTGGTGTCTTGAATCAATTGCCTAGTGCACTTACAGCGTTTGGCATGCTCATCCTCCAAAGCGTGATCAGCTTTATTGTTCCGTCCGGCAGTGGAATGGCTGCTTTGACCATGCCGATCATGGCGCCTTTGGCAGAATTAGTTGGCGTTACGCGTCAAACCGCGGTTCTTGCCTATCAGTTCGGAGATGGCATATCCAATATTTTTATTCCGACATCAGGCTATTTCATGGCTGGTTTGGCCTTGGCTGGTATCCCGTGGTTGCGTTGGATGAAATGGATTATGCCGCTGATTGTGATGCAATACGGGATTGCGACAGTCGCTGTCGTAGTTGCGCATCTGATTGGTTATGGACCATATTGACGGGAGGAGA
This genomic stretch from Brevibacillus sp. DP1.3A harbors:
- a CDS encoding ornithine cyclodeaminase family protein, translated to MFPFRVINQETTEDVLDMASVIEVVEQAYQMKSSQQATLFPLIFHEFVEGRADMDIKSGHLPQADIFGLKLVSWFGDNDKKGLPQLVGTVMVLDSQTGVPQGILSGEHITCMRTGAAGGIGAKYLAHPESENLLIVGTGHQAPFQIMATLMTMKQIKRVYICNPRSPEKAQSFAAKIKDKLITKFVSKYTGEEYEGYASRCDVKFISVDNLEEATRQADIIITATPSREPMIQEEWVKPGTHITCIGADMEGKQEIDERLFTKARVFVDDIGQAVRVGETKVAVKKGLIAESDIEAEIGNVILGLAGGRQSTEEITIFDSTGIALQDLLTANHILKVADKRGVGTIVDL
- a CDS encoding aminotransferase, which codes for MRIAPFKVEEWMNAYEMEAVYNIAETCVDSLTVEELIRLSDEPEDFFREIAQKKLTYGHIEGSPEFRSLVASMYQTMKPDNILAMNGAIGANFLTLFSLVAPGDEVITVHPTYQQIYSVPESFGAHVKLLRLLPENDFLPDLDELRSLVTDKTKLICINNPNNPSGALMGEGLLREIVEIARSVDAYLLCDEVYRNLHQDLEVVVPSIVDLYEKGIATSSMSKVFSLAGLRLGWIAAPQDVIKSCFQHRDYTTISCGMLDDMLAVHALKNRDKIMERNLKIVRDNLQILDEWVAKEPLVSYVKPQAGTTAMLKYELDIPSEAFCIDLFKTTGAFLTPGSCFDMEGWLRIGYACSTEVLQVGLSKVSEFLESRK
- a CDS encoding YfcC family protein, with amino-acid sequence MSQLNVDLQSKKQRKLWEVNVFALLFAVIAIAVILTYILPAGEYGRVEVNGRSVIDPQSFQWIESSPVKPLGLVNSVHTGLVEASGIIFFVLTIGGTFGILTATGAIEALIVTLSRLLRNQEKWLIPIMMLFFAAGGSLMGMAEETLPYIAIMIPLAIALGFDAMTGAAIVLVGASVGFTSALMNPFTVGVAQGIAELPTFSGMGYRITVFVVMYFVSTAFVLRYALKVKKDRSQGFFGLFEGKNTAELLREDLKLTARHKGILACFVLNFVVLVFGVIQYGWYLTELSGIFLLLGIIIGIVGRLGINEMVDNFMKGAAGLIAGALVIGVARAVVVVLNDGHILDTILYYSAGVLNQLPSALTAFGMLILQSVISFIVPSGSGMAALTMPIMAPLAELVGVTRQTAVLAYQFGDGISNIFIPTSGYFMAGLALAGIPWLRWMKWIMPLIVMQYGIATVAVVVAHLIGYGPY